CTTCTTCAATCAGGAATCTTGATGTCAGGCGTATGCCTTAAAATTGGCAAAAATTTCGTGGCAAAGAACTCAGATTTGGCTTGCCTGTTGGTTGATGTCCTGCAACATGTGTGATTAGGCTCAAAGCTCACAACTTGCCATACAAGCTTGGTTGGAGTCTTGTTAATCCTGAGATAGAATGGGCACTCAGTTGTGAACCCTTGGATGAAATACAAGATCAATGGTGAGAAAACCTTTaacataatattaaatattattgaaAGTTGTGAATAGTCAAATGCAATTTTTTTATTCTACCTAAGTTTttgtatatattattttatattatattatactatattatattatacctatattattttatattatattatgctatattatattatattatattatattatattatattatattatattatattatattatattatattatattatattatattatattatattatattatattatactatattatattatattatactaTATTACTTATATTATATCATATTATACTATATTacattattttatatttctcactttttctcctatttattgCTAAATCTTTTTAGGGTTGAAATTACATGCATGGTGAATAACCTTTTTTCCCTATAAAAACCAACATTGAGATTTTGTATTCAGAAAAAAGCAATTGGTACCAAACAAAATGGCTACATCAAACACCTCCAAGCTTCACATAGCCATGCTTCCATGGTTTGCCACCGGTCACATGACCCCATTCCTCCAGCTCTCAAACGAGTTTGCTAAAAGAGGTCACAAAGTCTCTTTTTTCCTACCCCCAAAAGCAGAGCTTGAACTACAACACATGAATTATTACCCACACCTGATCACCTTCCACACCCTCACCGTTCCACACGTTGATGGTCTTCCTCTTGGCACCGAGACTGCCTCAGAGATTCCCATTGGTATCAACAATCTGCTTCAAATAGCAATGGACAAGACTTCTGACCAAGTGGATCTAGCACTGAGCAAAATCAAACCTGATTTTTTGTTCTTTGATCATGCACACTGGATATCTCAAATAGCAAACAAGTATGGCATCAAAACCATTTTCTACCATGTAATGTGTGCAGCCAGCATTGCTATAAAGTTCGTGCCTGCTAAGAATGTTCCCAGGGACAGGCTCATGACATTGGAGGAGTTAGGGCAACTACCAGCTGGGTACCCTTCTTCAAAAGTTGTGCTTCTTGGCCCTGAAGCCATACCTATGGATTACATACAAATATCATTTGGAGAAGGTAACTAATTATTCCAAAAATTGTTGGGTTTAGTACATGAATagttatatttctaacatgctTATTACTTAAGATCTCACTTGGACTTAAAGTGTGAACAATTCACATGCCTACTAACCATCTCGAGCGCATCCATAATATTTTAGATATGCTTCTTCCTACCATGTGCTTGATTACTCGGTAATAGAGCTTTAATACCAGATTATGAACaagttatctcaaaagcttatgTTTAATTACAGGTAACATGACCTTTCATGACCGCCTCACAATGGCCTTGAAACAAAGTGATGCCATAGCCATCAGAACGACTAGGGAGATCAAAGAAGGTGACTTCTGTGACTACATTGCTGCACAGTATCAGAAGCCGGTGCTTTTGACTGGGCCTGTGTTGCCTAAGGAGGCTTATAAGGGAGAGTTAGAAGAACATTGGGCTAAGTGGCTTGATGGGTTTGAGCCTACGTCCGTCGTGTTTTGTGCATTTGGGTCCCAAGTAAACTTGAAAAAAGAACAATTCCAAGAGTTATTGCTAGGATTTGAGCTTTCAGGATTTCCTTTTTTCATCGCCTTGAAGACCCCTTTAGGTTGTGCATCTGTGGATGAGGCATTACCAGAGGGTTTTGAAGAGAGGGTGAAGGGAAGAGGAGTTGTTGCTAGGGATTGGGTTCAACAACCATTGATTTTGAAGCACCCGTCAGTCGGGTGCTTTGTGAGTCACTGCGGATTTGGTTCTATGTGGGAGTCTTTGATGAGTGATAAACAAATAGTGCTAGTTCCTTTCCTTGCAGACCAAGCATTGAATGCCAAGCTACTTGTCGAGGAGCTGCAAGTAGCAGTTTCTGTGGAAAGAGGAAAAAATTGGAGGGATATAATCACAAAAGAAAGCTTTTGTAAAGCTATCAAGTCTGTGATGGATGAAAGAAGTGATTTGGCTACTAGGCTGAAGAACAACCATGCCAAATTTAAGGAATTGTTGGGGAATCCAGCGCTGATGAATGGCTATATTGATAGATTTATCGAAGATCTTCAACAACTTCCGAAGTGAGAGATACAATGTTTAACTTTAAGATTATTTGTTAGTTTTTGTTATGGTGTTagttatgtgttttttttataataaaggGGGCCAAAGCCCCACCATGTTATTTATGCTTTTTATAAGCTTTTGTTAATTAGAATTTACTCAATTGGTGTTCTAGTATTGATCTTGAGCATTGT
This portion of the Lotus japonicus ecotype B-129 chromosome 3, LjGifu_v1.2 genome encodes:
- the LOC130749197 gene encoding UDP-glycosyltransferase 79B3-like codes for the protein MATSNTSKLHIAMLPWFATGHMTPFLQLSNEFAKRGHKVSFFLPPKAELELQHMNYYPHLITFHTLTVPHVDGLPLGTETASEIPIGINNLLQIAMDKTSDQVDLALSKIKPDFLFFDHAHWISQIANKYGIKTIFYHVMCAASIAIKFVPAKNVPRDRLMTLEELGQLPAGYPSSKVVLLGPEAIPMDYIQISFGEGNMTFHDRLTMALKQSDAIAIRTTREIKEGDFCDYIAAQYQKPVLLTGPVLPKEAYKGELEEHWAKWLDGFEPTSVVFCAFGSQVNLKKEQFQELLLGFELSGFPFFIALKTPLGCASVDEALPEGFEERVKGRGVVARDWVQQPLILKHPSVGCFVSHCGFGSMWESLMSDKQIVLVPFLADQALNAKLLVEELQVAVSVERGKNWRDIITKESFCKAIKSVMDERSDLATRLKNNHAKFKELLGNPALMNGYIDRFIEDLQQLPK